In Paracoccus aerodenitrificans, the following are encoded in one genomic region:
- a CDS encoding riboflavin synthase produces MFTGIITDIGVIARVEQRGDMRARVSTGYDMSGVDLGASISCDGVCLTVIGKGDDWFDVDISAETVSKTNISANGWETGKRINLERALKVGDELGGHIVSGHVDGVAEIVEMRDEGDSTRIVFEAPAELARFIAPKGSVALNGTSLTVNEVDGRRFGVNLIPHTQEVTNWGEVSTGDFVNLEIDTLARYVARLAEAG; encoded by the coding sequence ATGTTTACCGGAATCATAACTGATATTGGCGTTATCGCCCGGGTTGAACAACGCGGCGATATGCGGGCGCGGGTTTCGACCGGATATGATATGTCCGGCGTTGATCTTGGTGCGTCGATCTCTTGCGACGGGGTGTGCCTGACCGTGATTGGCAAGGGCGATGACTGGTTCGACGTTGATATCTCGGCCGAGACGGTTTCGAAGACCAATATCAGCGCGAATGGCTGGGAGACCGGGAAGCGGATCAATCTGGAACGTGCGCTGAAGGTCGGGGATGAACTTGGTGGTCATATCGTTTCGGGCCATGTGGATGGCGTGGCGGAGATTGTCGAGATGCGGGATGAGGGCGACAGCACCCGCATCGTGTTTGAGGCTCCGGCGGAACTGGCGCGGTTCATTGCACCCAAGGGCTCGGTTGCATTAAACGGCACGTCGCTGACCGTGAATGAGGTTGATGGCAGGCGTTTCGGCGTCAATCTGATCCCGCACACGCAAGAAGTGACCAACTGGGGCGAGGTAAGCACCGGCGATTTCGTCAATCTGGAGATCGACACGTTGGCACGCTATGTCGCCCGACTGGCAGAGGCCGGCTGA